The Paenibacillus sp. RUD330 genome has a segment encoding these proteins:
- the cax gene encoding calcium/proton exchanger encodes MSRRQLFFAGLIVSFVLSGIAHYAHWNEMFQFVVSAISVIFVAGFLGQATESVAHYAGQRLGGFLNATFGNAAELIIAIFLVRAGSFETVKASLTGSIIGNLLLVLGLSIFLGGLKYKEQRYNVQLATHNSTLMVMAVIALIVPAIFVAAEHFSVQADKVLSITVAIILIVSYLLWLVFSMVTHKNMLSDMEEKADASADSHHEEPAWSKGRSILYLVVATVMVAFVSEWLVGTLHEVSARFGLSELFIGAFVVAIVGNAAEHSAAIMLALKNKMGAAVEIAVGSSLQIALFVAPVLVLISGLFGPTMDIVFTPIELASIAVAVFIAKAVSSDGRTNWYEGFLLIMVYIILGFAFFLV; translated from the coding sequence TTGAGTCGTCGTCAACTGTTTTTCGCCGGGCTGATCGTCAGCTTCGTATTGAGCGGAATCGCCCATTACGCCCACTGGAACGAAATGTTCCAATTCGTCGTCTCCGCCATCTCCGTCATCTTCGTGGCCGGGTTTCTCGGGCAGGCCACCGAGTCCGTGGCGCATTATGCGGGACAGCGCCTCGGCGGCTTCCTCAACGCCACCTTCGGCAACGCAGCCGAGCTGATCATCGCGATTTTCCTCGTTCGGGCAGGCTCCTTCGAGACCGTCAAAGCGAGCCTGACCGGCTCGATCATCGGCAACCTGCTGCTGGTGCTCGGCCTCAGCATTTTCCTGGGCGGACTCAAGTACAAGGAGCAGCGCTACAACGTCCAGCTGGCCACCCACAACTCGACGCTCATGGTGATGGCCGTCATCGCCCTCATCGTGCCGGCCATCTTCGTCGCAGCGGAGCATTTCTCCGTACAGGCGGACAAGGTGCTCAGCATCACGGTCGCGATCATTCTGATCGTCAGCTATTTGCTCTGGCTGGTCTTCTCCATGGTCACGCACAAAAACATGCTCTCCGACATGGAGGAAAAGGCCGATGCGTCGGCGGACAGCCACCACGAAGAGCCCGCCTGGAGCAAAGGCCGCTCCATCCTCTATCTGGTCGTGGCCACCGTCATGGTCGCCTTCGTCAGCGAATGGCTTGTCGGAACGCTGCATGAGGTGTCGGCCCGCTTCGGCCTCTCCGAGCTGTTCATCGGCGCCTTCGTCGTCGCGATTGTCGGCAATGCCGCCGAGCACAGCGCGGCCATCATGCTCGCGCTCAAAAACAAGATGGGCGCAGCGGTGGAAATCGCCGTCGGCAGCAGCCTGCAGATCGCACTCTTCGTCGCCCCGGTGCTCGTGCTGATCAGCGGCCTGTTCGGTCCGACGATGGACATCGTCTTCACCCCGATCGAGCTGGCTTCCATTGCGGTCGCGGTATTCATCGCCAAAGCGGTTTCCAGCGACGGAAGGACCAACTGGTATGAAGGCTTCCTGCTGATCATGGTTTATATCATTCTTGGCTTCGCCTTCTTCCTCGTCTAG
- a CDS encoding YlaN family protein, whose translation MSSPEVLVHLHQKAVQLLQDDANKIEKLIEVQMENLATRKCPLYEEVLDTQMYGFSREVDFAVRAGLIEEAAGKAIISRLERNLAQLYEALDQKSQLL comes from the coding sequence ATGTCTTCACCGGAAGTCCTGGTCCATCTGCATCAGAAGGCGGTTCAACTGCTGCAGGATGACGCGAACAAAATCGAGAAGCTGATTGAGGTTCAGATGGAGAATCTTGCTACCCGCAAGTGCCCTCTGTACGAAGAGGTCCTCGATACCCAGATGTACGGCTTCTCGCGGGAAGTTGACTTTGCCGTAAGGGCGGGGCTTATCGAAGAGGCGGCTGGCAAAGCGATCATCAGCCGGCTAGAGCGCAACCTTGCCCAACTGTATGAAGCGCTGGACCAAAAGTCCCAGCTCCTATAG
- a CDS encoding aminopeptidase, with amino-acid sequence MRDPRLQTLAANLVSHSVQVQPGENILIDLIGSELELGKCLIEEVVKRGGRPFVETSDRSILRSLLQNASKEQIELWSKLDQERMSQMQGYIGVRSGENVNELADVPEESMRLYQQLYSHPVHSEIRVKRTKWVVLRYPSASMAQLAKMSTEAFEDFYFNVCNLDYSKMEEAMTPLKQLMDRTDRVRITGPGTDLSFSIKGIGSVKCAGERNIPDGELYTAPIRDSVQGTITYNTPSVNSGVTFDNISFTFENGRIVKATSNNTDRINEILDTDEGARYIGEFSLGFNPYILHPMNDTLFDEKIAGSLHFTPGQAYEEADNGNRSAVHWDLVLIQRPEYGGGEVYFDDVLIRKDGIFVLPELEGLNPDGLK; translated from the coding sequence ATGCGTGATCCTAGACTTCAAACACTCGCCGCGAACCTGGTGAGCCATTCCGTCCAAGTGCAGCCTGGCGAGAACATCCTGATCGACTTGATCGGAAGCGAGCTTGAGCTCGGCAAGTGCCTCATAGAGGAAGTGGTCAAGCGCGGCGGCCGTCCATTCGTGGAAACAAGCGACCGTTCCATCCTGCGTTCCCTGCTGCAAAATGCCTCCAAGGAGCAGATCGAACTGTGGTCCAAGCTCGACCAGGAAAGAATGAGCCAGATGCAAGGCTACATAGGCGTCCGGTCCGGAGAGAACGTCAACGAGCTGGCCGATGTGCCGGAAGAAAGCATGAGGCTGTACCAGCAGCTCTACTCTCATCCGGTCCACTCCGAAATCCGGGTAAAGCGCACGAAATGGGTCGTGCTCCGCTATCCGAGCGCCTCGATGGCGCAGCTCGCCAAAATGAGCACCGAGGCTTTCGAGGACTTCTACTTCAATGTATGCAATCTGGACTACAGCAAGATGGAAGAAGCGATGACGCCGCTCAAGCAGCTCATGGACCGCACCGACCGCGTACGCATCACCGGCCCGGGCACGGATCTCAGCTTCTCCATCAAGGGAATCGGATCCGTGAAGTGCGCGGGCGAGCGCAACATTCCCGACGGCGAGCTGTACACAGCTCCGATCCGCGATTCCGTGCAAGGCACGATCACGTACAACACGCCCAGCGTCAATTCCGGCGTGACCTTCGACAACATCTCCTTCACGTTCGAGAACGGACGCATCGTCAAGGCGACCTCCAACAACACCGACCGCATCAACGAAATTCTCGATACGGACGAAGGAGCGCGTTATATCGGCGAGTTCAGCCTCGGCTTCAATCCGTACATCCTGCATCCGATGAACGATACGCTGTTCGACGAGAAGATCGCGGGCTCGCTGCACTTCACGCCGGGACAAGCGTACGAGGAAGCCGACAACGGCAACCGTTCCGCCGTCCATTGGGATCTCGTCCTCATCCAGCGTCCGGAATACGGCGGAGGAGAAGTGTATTTCGATGACGTGCTGATCCGCAAGGACGGCATCTTTGTTCTGCCGGAGCTCGAAGGCCTGAATCCGGACGGCTTGAAATAA
- a CDS encoding HPr family phosphocarrier protein: protein MSNNAAIVEISQIASRFRSSIVLQADNKYIDVKSILGLFTTLVGGHSYELHVHGPDADEAKAALSEAFSKHNLDVKVIGE from the coding sequence ATGTCCAACAATGCGGCTATCGTAGAAATTTCTCAAATTGCCAGCCGGTTCCGCTCATCGATCGTTCTTCAAGCCGACAACAAGTACATCGATGTGAAGAGCATCCTGGGCTTGTTCACGACGTTGGTCGGAGGCCATTCCTATGAGCTGCACGTTCACGGGCCTGATGCCGACGAAGCGAAAGCAGCCCTTTCCGAGGCTTTCTCGAAGCATAACCTCGACGTGAAAGTCATCGGCGAGTAA